A portion of the Homalodisca vitripennis isolate AUS2020 chromosome 2, UT_GWSS_2.1, whole genome shotgun sequence genome contains these proteins:
- the LOC124355036 gene encoding U3 small nucleolar RNA-associated protein 4 homolog, with protein MRTHRPWRYNHTPTIWWWSYCDHKIVEFALDKRKYTKFSRKLSGSHPKQWLARSFPVSNIVFDPSNSNVILMHDDSNICVIDKFKNLPSPEAKIPRLVSSHSHPVPDSGDNSNQYPPSDTPQHAFHVVKKYKHLVYMGSLGEGELVAVEVNPLVLMEKLPPPLKQKHFGAM; from the exons ATGCGCACCCACCGCCCATGGCGATACAACCACACACCAACCATCTGGTGGTGGTCCTATTGTGATCATAAG ATTGTGGAATTTGCCCTGGACAAGAGAAAGTACACAAAGTTCTCCCGGAAGCTGAGTGGGAGCCACCCTAAACAATGGTTGGCTCGCAGTTTTCCCGTTTCAAATATTGTGTTCGATCCATCAAACAGTAACGTCATCCTCATGCATGACGACTCTAATATCTGTGTCATTGATAAGTTTAAG AACTTGCCATCTCCGGAAGCCAAGATTCCCCGGCTGGTGTCATCCCACTCCCACCCCGTCCCAGACTCTGGAGACAATAGTAACCAGTATCCTCCAAGTGACACACCTCAACATGCCTTCCACGTTGTCAAGAAATATAAG CACCTGGTCTACATGGGCAGTCTGGGAGAGGGTGAGTTGGTGGCTGTCGAGGTCAACCCTCTGGTGCTAATGGAGAAGTTGCCCCCACCACTCAAACAGAAACACTTTGGAGcaatgtaa